One genomic window of Trichomycterus rosablanca isolate fTriRos1 chromosome 1, fTriRos1.hap1, whole genome shotgun sequence includes the following:
- the LOC134318362 gene encoding uncharacterized protein LOC134318362: MVGLKPGVFPVWKPQYPLKPEQSLGIKDTIAGLLTAGVLRKSNSDWNTPILPVSKGEGKGWRMVHDLREINKATVTENIPVPDPYLALQNLTPDHCYFTVIDLANAFFCLQLASYCQQIFSFTYEGQKYTYNRLPQGYKDSPGLFNRALKADLSSLTLPDNTVLVQYVDDLLIAAPDADTCLAATVSLLTLLANLGYKVKQDKLQVARPVVTFLGRQISATGHTLTATQRQSILQHGKPSTVQDLLAFLGLTGYSRNFIFDYVGLTQPLRDCLAMVGHRNLKAKLIWTIDAEKAFIDLKQALAHAEHLQAPDYEKPFFLDVSERNGIVNAVLFQKGGRESNRQILMYYSSKLDVMEQGQTHCTRQIAALAKAVNKTAHLVMCHPLVINTNHGVVAFLTSTAFTLSPTRKMRISDTLTQPHITFTHKDTVNMAKQLPHTDLEPHDCEFVAQRDLRLREDLGSDPLENPEVVFFCDGCCYRGEEGNVASFAVIEQQGKGFVTRVAEIIPQPASAQLAEIVALTKALELGKDKALNVYTDSAYAHCAVHVDGPQWMRRGFVTSQNTPVKHAEALKALLSATLLPKLVAVIKCKGHSKTSDLEGLGNNAADAAAKKAGGYTVQMTVKADVQRSEPPPKPPADDSEWLEFKTVKPGDWVRVKVHKRKWSEPRWSGPWEVTEVTTHTVKVKGCGNCTTVHYLFPEVKQKVVPPAYMPYRGNYTCFARNTGTVEVGQLKWCGDTVDAENTSDGLIETTLSNGSDLKSQFFQQHTPLLGLQEIEEVELEEV; encoded by the exons ATGGTCGGTTTGAAGCCTGGTGTGTTCCCAGTATGGAAACCTCAGTATCCTTTAAAACCAGAACAATCTCTAGGTATAAAAGACACCATAGCTGGACTACTGACAGCTGGTGTTCTCAGAAAATCCAATTCTGACTGGAACACCCCGATCCTACCTGTCTCCAAAGGAGAGGGAAAGGGATGGCGTATGGTGCACGACTTAAGGGAAATTAATAAAGCTACTGTTACTGAAAATATCCCTGTCCCAGACCCATACTTGGCTTTGCAAAATCTGACTCCTGACCATTGTTATTTCACTGTTATCGATTTGGCAAATGCATTTTTCTGCCTCCAACTGGCCAGCTACTGTCAACAAATTTTTTCTTTCACATATGAGGGACAGAAGTATACATATAACAGATTGCCACAAGGTTACAAGGACAGCCCAGGTCTGTTCAATAGAGCCCTTAAAGCTGATTTGTCCAGCCTAACCTTACCTGACAATACGGTGTTAGTCCAGTATGTTGATGACCTACTGATAGCAGCCCCTGATGCAGACACCTGTCTAGCAGCCACTGTCTCCTTGCTCACGTTGCTGGCTAACCTTGGATACAAGGTGAAACAGGACAAATTGCAAGTTGCTAGACCAGTGGTGACTTTTTTGGGACGCCAAATTTCGGCCACTGGTCACACTTTGACTGCTACACAACGTCAATCCATCCTGCAACATGGTAAACCCAGTACAGTTCAGGATCTACTAGCGTTCCTGGGGTTAACGGGCTACAGCCGTAATTTCATTTTTGATTATGTGGGTTTGACGCAACCTCTTAGGGATTGTTTGGCTATGGTGGGACACAGGAACCTTAAAGCAAAACTAATCTGGACCATTGACGCCGAAAAAGCTTTCATTGACTTAAAGCAAGCCTTGGCGCATGCTGAACATTTACAGGCCCCAGATTATGAAAAACCCTTTTTCCTAGATGTTTCTGAAAGGAACGGTATTGTAAATGCCGTTCTCTTTCAGAAAGGGGGGAGGGAAAGTAATAGACAGATTCTCATGTACTATAGCTCAAAACTAGATGTAATGGAACAGGGCCAAACACATTGCACTAGACAAATTGCAGCTCTAGCCAAGGCTGTTAACAAAACTGCTCATTTAGTCATGTGTCACCCTCTAGTGATCAACACGAACCATGGTGTTGTTGCCTTTCTTACTTCTACAGCATTCACTCTTTCACCCACTAGGAAGATGAGGATCAGCGATACGCTGACACAACCACacatcacattcacacacaaagatacgGTGAATATGGCAAAACAATTACCGCACACTGATTTGGAACCACATGACTGTGAGTTTGTGGCCCAGAGGGACCTGAGACTCAGGGAAGACCTCGGTAGTGACCCTTTAGAAAATCCTGAAGTGGTATTTTTTTGTGATGGTTGTTGTTATAGAGGAGAAGAGGGAAATGTGGCCTCATTTGCTGTAATTGAACAACAGGGGAAAGGCTTTGTCACTAGAGTAGCAGAAATCATACCCCAGCCAGCGTCAGCCCAACTTGCCGAAATAGTAGCACTTACAAAAGCTTTAGAATTAGGAAAGGACAAGGCCCTAAATGTTTACACAGACTCTGCTTATGCCCACTGCGCAGTCCATGTGGATGGACCGCAGTGGATGAGGAGAGGATTTGTGACCTCTCAAAACACTCCTGTGAAACATGCAGAAGCCCTAAAAGCCTTATTAAGTGCTACTTTGTTGCCCAAACTAGTAGCTGTAATTAAGTGCAAAGGGCACTCCAAGACAAGTGACTTGGAGGGACTGGGAAACAATGCAGCAGATGCTGCAGCTAAAAAGGCAGGAggttacactgtacaaatgactgtaAAGGCTGAC GTCCAGCGGAGTGAGCCCCCTCCAAAACCACCAGCAGATGACAGCGAGTGGCTGGAGTTTAAAACTGTCAAGCCTGGCGACTGGGTACGGGTGAAAGTCCACAAGAGAAAGTGGTCTGAGCCCAGGTGGTCGGGTCCGTGGGAAGTCACTGAGGTAACAACCCACACCGTCAAAGTGAAAG GCTGTGggaactgcaccactgtgcactACCTGTTCCCAGAAGTGAAGCAGAAGGTGGTACCCCCAGCATACATGCCCTACAGAGGGAACTATACCTGTTTCGCTAGGAACACGGGGACCGTTGAGGTGGGTCAGCTGAAGTGGTGTGGAGACACCGTGGACGCAGAAAACACCTCAGACGG ACTTATTGAGACTACTCTCTCCAACGGGAGTGACCTGAAGTCCCAGTTCTTTCAGCAGCATACTCCCCTATTAGGACTACAGGAGATAGAAGAAGTTGAATTGGAGGAAGTTTGA